A region from the Ciconia boyciana chromosome 1, ASM3463844v1, whole genome shotgun sequence genome encodes:
- the NCAPD2 gene encoding condensin complex subunit 1 isoform X3, giving the protein MMHVVSHHSNELPAILGDSGLSLADRAAHLNALKMNCYLLTGLVDAFEMETCKSGVLEMDPGGKNKKNRTKISGSLWEEEREPLLRLLTQLLQLDLRQLWGGLAVEEEFVSLMTGSCYRILENPSIGLQKYRATRKAVTHLLAAALIHYDHIFSATLKITQMLQHFEHVAPVFAQAVSLWATEYGLKTLVGELLREIGQKCPQDLAHDASGIKGYATFITELAEQIPALVLSNMSVLLHHLDGESYMMRNAILAAMAEVLVQVLNGDQLEEAARGTRDQFLNMLQAHVCDINSFVRSRTLQFFTRIIQCKALPLTRFQSVVSLAVGRLKDKSVVVVKNAVQLLAVFLSNNPFSCKLSCTDLAEPLKKEVQKLQEIRDCGRSTAALAITLEEEWEAMLPEVRAATQQLFQPLQEGEEEVLEVEETVESTSEQITGLLRKLNYKSAARLTQKALCRFQGKEPFSGPTEENEATVLAVLKRLYTGLCPGENSEDPQHGNSCLKTGEVVPEKQPQTELVKQEMLVQYLQDAYNFSVKITEALSLISKMMYENCVSVVQEAIEFFVTVSQFGVPQALLGVRRMLPLIWSKEPSIKEAVLNAYRQLYLSPSGNSERTRAQGLVNSLSLIMVDASLGTIQCLEEIISEFVRKDEIKPAVIQLLWERFTEKSQCSSLERRAAVMLLGMMARGKPEIIGSNLGVLVTVGLSEKVCEDYRLAQEVCNAISKLASNPKPALGKNNAPFRLPQNHMLFGCLSETVSKGFGQPSGHWIPFMEAAVTLIYQLAEGAEEICAHVLQVCSQQALEKLQEADGQKADPGVSPSRVSDGASSLPTFLLMHLVSLVGQVALQQVVYLEVSVSTELRRRRILREEEKTKKQRPQSTGNEATMEEELGLVGASADDTEAELIRSICETELLDGRHLFSAFVPLVLKICNNPGLYSDSALSAAAALTLGKVCMISSEFCDSHLRLLFTMMEKSTLPGVRSNLIIAAGDLAIRFPNLVEPWTSHLYARLRDPCPRVRQTAGLVMTHLILKDMVKVKGQVSEMATLLIDPEEAIMGVAQNFFSELSNKGNAIYNLLPDIISRLSDPNCGVEEESFHTIMRHLFSYITKDKQTETLVEKLCQRFRTARTERQYRDLSHCLTLLPISERGLHKLQDNFDCFADKLQDPAVYSCFQTVLARFRRAGGKPETKALSEELEQKLSASHNRGLNSAETCQEGSGTPMPEPAKRKPTGSSCRQPLSTANRDEDFVTPQPRTLRNHKRAQKCPPTKTSIITFSSDEENSSEDDLSAELKEEETPTKTTPITRSSARRLR; this is encoded by the exons ATGATGCACG TGGTGTCTCATCATTCCAATGAACTTCCTGCCATCTTGGGTGATTCTGGGCTGAGCCTTGCAGACCGCGCTGCTCACCTCAACGCTCTCAAGATGAACTGCTATTTGCTGACTGGCCTGGTGGATGCCTTTGAAATGGAAACCTGCAAGAGTGGAGTGTTGGAGATGGATCCTGGTGGGAAG aacaagaaGAACCGTACCAAGATCTCTGGATCCTtgtgggaagaggagagggagccGCTCTTACGGCTGCTCacgcagctgctgcagctggatcTCCGTCAGCTTTGGGGTGGTTTGGCGGTGGAAGAAGAGTTTGTCAG CTTAATGACAGGAAGCTGCTACCGTATCCTGGAGAATCCAAGTATCGGTCTTCAGAAGTACCGGGCCACACGGAAGGCTGTGACACAtctgcttgctgcagctctgaTTCACTATGATCACATATTCA GTGCCACTCTGAAGATCACGCAGATGCTGCAGCACTTTGAACATGTAGCCCCCGTGTTTGCACAGGCTGTGAGCCTCTGGGCTACAGAATATGGCCTGAAAACCCTGGTGGGTGAATTGCTAAG GGAAATCGGACAGAAATGTCCACAGGATCTGGCCCATGATGCTTCTGGAATCAAGGGTTATGCTACCTTTATAACTGAACTGGCTGAACAGATTCCAGCTCTGGTGCTATCCAACATGAGCGTTCTCCTGCATCACTTGGATGGGGAG AGTTATATGATGCGAAATGCCATTCTGGCAGCTATGGCAGAAGTGCTGGTGCAGGTGCTGAATGGTGACCAGCTGGAGGAAGCTGCCCGTGGTACTCGGGACCAGTTCCTGAATATGCTGCAGGCCCACGTCTGTGACATCAATAGCTTTGTGCGCAGCCGCACGCTGCAGTTTTTTACTCGAATCATTCAGTGCAAG GCCCTGCCTTTGACTCGGTTTCAGTCTGTGGTATCGCTGGCTGTTGGGCGTCTCAAAGACAAATCTGTGGTAGTagttaaaaatgcagttcagcTCCTGGCTGTGTTTTTGTCCAACAATCCCTTCTCCTGCAAG TTAAGCTGTACTGACTTGGCTGAGCCACTGAAGAAAGAGGTGCAGAAGCTGCAAGAAATAAGGGACTGTGGCAGATCTACAGCAG ctctaGCAATCACCCTAGAGGAAGAGTGGGAAGCGATGCTGCCAGAAGTTAGGGCTGCCACACAGCAGCTCTTTCAACCActgcaggaaggggaagaggaggtgcTGGAAGTTGAGGAAACAGTGGAGAGCACATCGGAGCAAATCACTGGGCTGCTGAGGAAGCTGAATTACAA GAGTGCAGCCCGCCTTACGCAGAAGGCCCTGTGTCGCTTCCAGGGGAAGGAGCCCTTCAGTGGCCCCACAGAGGAAAACGAGGCAACAGTCCTGGCTGTTCTGAAGAGACTTTACACAG GTTTATGCCCAGGTGAGAACAGTGAGGATCCTCAACATGGCAACAGTTGTCTTAAGACTGGAGAAGTTGTGCCAGAAAAGCAGCCTCAAACAGAGCTGGTCAAACAGGAGATGTTGGTGCAATACCTGCAAGATGCTTACAACTTCTCAGTGAAAATCACAGAAGCCCTAAGCCTGATCAGCAAGATGATGTATGAAAACTGTGTCTCAG TGGTGCAGGAAGCCATTGAATTCTTTGTGACAGTCTCACAGTTTGGTGTGCCCCAGGCACTGCTTGGAGTCCGCAGGATGCTCCCCCTCATATGGTCAAAAGAGCCTAGTATTAAGGAGGCTGTGCTGAACGCCTACAGGCAGCTCTATCTGAGCCCCAGCGGGAATTCGGAGAG GACCAGGGCCCAGGGCCTGGtgaattctctctctctcatcatGGTGGATGCATCGCTAGGAACAATACAGTGCTTAGAAGAAATA ATCTCAGAGTTTGTGCGGAAAGATGAAATAAAGCCTGCTGTGATCCAGCTGCTTTGGGAGCGattcacagaaaaatctcagtgcTCATCACTAGAACGACGTGCTGCTGTGATGCTGCTGGGGATGATGGCACG AGGGAAGCCAGAGATCATAGGTAGCAACTTGGGTGTCTTGGTGACAGTAGGGCTGTCTGAGAAGGTATGTGAAGACTATCGCCTGGCTCAAGAAGTATGCAATGCAATCTCCAAACTTGCCAGTAACCCTAAG ccagcactggGGAAGAACAATGCACCTTTTCGACTGCCACAGAACCACATGCTCTTTGGGTGCCTGAGTGAGACTGTGAGTAAAG GCTTTGGCCAGCCAAGTGGTCACTGGATCCCCTTCATGGAGGCAGCGGTAACGCTCATCTACCAGCTAGCAGAAGGGGCAGAGGAGATATGTGCTCACGTCCTGCAGGTGTGCAGTCAGCAAGCTctggagaagctgcaggaggCTGATGGGCAGAAAGCTG ATCCAGGGGTTTCTCCCAGCAGAGTCTCTGATGGTGCTAGCAGTCTCCCCACATTCCTGCTGATGCACTTGGTGTCCCTTGTGGGACAGGTGGCACTGCAGCAGGTAGTGTATTTGGAAGTGTCAGTGAGCACAGAGCTACGCAGACGCCGCATCctcagagaggaggagaagacgAAGAAGCAGAGACCCCAG AGCACAGGAAATGAGGCCACTatggaggaggagctgggccTTGTGGGAGCCTCAGCTGATGACACCGAGGCTGAGCTCATCCGCAGTATTTGTGAGACAGAACTTCTAGATG GGAGGCAcctgttctctgcttttgttcCACTCGTGCTCAAGATCTGCAACAACCCTGGGCTCTACAGTGATTCGGCACTCtcggctgctgcagccctgacTCTTGGCAAAGTCTGCATGATCAG CTCCGAGTTCTGTGACTCCCACTTGCGCCTGCTGTTCACTATGATGGAGAAGTCCACTCTGCCTGGTGTGAGATCCAACCTCATTATTGCAGCAGGAGATCTGGCCATCCGTTTCCCCAACCTGGTGGAGCCTTGGACATCGCATCTCTATGCCAG GTTGCGGGACCCCTGCCCAAGGGTGAGGCAGACGGCTGGACTGGTGATGACTCACCTCATCCTCAAAGACATGGTAAAGGTGAAGGGCCAAGTGAGCGAAATGGCAACTCTGCTTATAGACCCAGAGGAGGCAATCATGGGAGTGGCTCAGAACTTTTTCAGTGAACTCTCCAACAAG GGTAATGCTATCTATAACCTGCTTCCAGACATAATCAGTCGTCTCTCAGATCCTAACTGCGGCGTAGAAGAGGAATCCTTTCACACTATTATGAG acaTCTCTTCTCATATATTACAAAAGACAAACAGACAGAGACCTTGGTGGAGAAACTTTGTCAGCGATTCCGGACTGCCAG AACTGAGCGTCAATATCGGGATCTGTCCCACTGCCTTACTCTGCTTCCCATCTCGGAACGGGGCCTTCACAAGCTGCAGGACAACTTTGACTGCTTTGCAGACAAGCTCCAAGACCCAGCTGTCTACAGTTGTTTCCAAACTGTGCTGGCTCGATTCCGCAGAGCAGGTGGCAAACCTGAGACTAAA GCTCTGTCTGAAGAGCTGGAGCAGAAGCTGTCTGCCTCCCACAACCGAGGGCTGAATTCAGCAGAGACATGCCAGGAAGGTAGCGGAACTCCAATGCCAGAGCCGGCCAAGCGGAAACCAACAGGAA GTTCATGTCGCCAGCCCCTGAGCACAGCCAACAGGGATGAAGATTTTGTCACACCCCAGCCTCGTACCCTCCGAAACCATAAGCGTGCCCAAAAGTGCCCTCCAACCAAAACATCTATTATCACCTTCTCTAGTGATGAGGAGAACAGCTCTGAGGACG ATCTATCAGCAGaattaaaagaggaagaaacccccaccaaaacaacTCCCATCACCAGATCTTCAGCCCGCCGGCTGCGCTGA
- the NCAPD2 gene encoding condensin complex subunit 1 isoform X2 produces MALAWEFHLPLAPADLLRDDGPGRYVVQVVLPVRELPPALVAFRTAFRVRGALAVLQHFDSLYSLLHHFRAVGTAVKEDALELMMHVVSHHSNELPAILGDSGLSLADRAAHLNALKMNCYLLTGLVDAFEMETCKSGVLEMDPGGKNKKNRTKISGSLWEEEREPLLRLLTQLLQLDLRQLWGGLAVEEEFVSLMTGSCYRILENPSIGLQKYRATRKAVTHLLAAALIHYDHIFSATLKITQMLQHFEHVAPVFAQAVSLWATEYGLKTLVGELLREIGQKCPQDLAHDASGIKGYATFITELAEQIPALVLSNMSVLLHHLDGESYMMRNAILAAMAEVLVQVLNGDQLEEAARGTRDQFLNMLQAHVCDINSFVRSRTLQFFTRIIQCKLSCTDLAEPLKKEVQKLQEIRDCGRSTAALAITLEEEWEAMLPEVRAATQQLFQPLQEGEEEVLEVEETVESTSEQITGLLRKLNYKSAARLTQKALCRFQGKEPFSGPTEENEATVLAVLKRLYTGLCPGENSEDPQHGNSCLKTGEVVPEKQPQTELVKQEMLVQYLQDAYNFSVKITEALSLISKMMYENCVSVVQEAIEFFVTVSQFGVPQALLGVRRMLPLIWSKEPSIKEAVLNAYRQLYLSPSGNSERTRAQGLVNSLSLIMVDASLGTIQCLEEIISEFVRKDEIKPAVIQLLWERFTEKSQCSSLERRAAVMLLGMMARGKPEIIGSNLGVLVTVGLSEKVCEDYRLAQEVCNAISKLASNPKPALGKNNAPFRLPQNHMLFGCLSETVSKGFGQPSGHWIPFMEAAVTLIYQLAEGAEEICAHVLQVCSQQALEKLQEADGQKADPGVSPSRVSDGASSLPTFLLMHLVSLVGQVALQQVVYLEVSVSTELRRRRILREEEKTKKQRPQSTGNEATMEEELGLVGASADDTEAELIRSICETELLDGRHLFSAFVPLVLKICNNPGLYSDSALSAAAALTLGKVCMISSEFCDSHLRLLFTMMEKSTLPGVRSNLIIAAGDLAIRFPNLVEPWTSHLYARLRDPCPRVRQTAGLVMTHLILKDMVKVKGQVSEMATLLIDPEEAIMGVAQNFFSELSNKGNAIYNLLPDIISRLSDPNCGVEEESFHTIMRHLFSYITKDKQTETLVEKLCQRFRTARTERQYRDLSHCLTLLPISERGLHKLQDNFDCFADKLQDPAVYSCFQTVLARFRRAGGKPETKALSEELEQKLSASHNRGLNSAETCQEGSGTPMPEPAKRKPTGSSCRQPLSTANRDEDFVTPQPRTLRNHKRAQKCPPTKTSIITFSSDEENSSEDDLSAELKEEETPTKTTPITRSSARRLR; encoded by the exons ATGGCGCTGGCCTGGGAGTTCCACCTGCCCCTCGCCCCCGCCGACCTGCTGCGGGACGACGGCCCTGGGCGCTACGTAGTGCAGGTGGTGCTGCCCGTCCGCGAGCTGCCGCCCGCCCTCGTAG ccttccGGACCGCCTTCCGGGTGCGGGGCGcgctggcagtgctgcagcactTCGACTCCCTCTACAGCTTGCTTCA CCACTTCCGAGCTGTGGGGACTGCCGTCAAGGAGGATGCCCTGGAACTGATGATGCACG TGGTGTCTCATCATTCCAATGAACTTCCTGCCATCTTGGGTGATTCTGGGCTGAGCCTTGCAGACCGCGCTGCTCACCTCAACGCTCTCAAGATGAACTGCTATTTGCTGACTGGCCTGGTGGATGCCTTTGAAATGGAAACCTGCAAGAGTGGAGTGTTGGAGATGGATCCTGGTGGGAAG aacaagaaGAACCGTACCAAGATCTCTGGATCCTtgtgggaagaggagagggagccGCTCTTACGGCTGCTCacgcagctgctgcagctggatcTCCGTCAGCTTTGGGGTGGTTTGGCGGTGGAAGAAGAGTTTGTCAG CTTAATGACAGGAAGCTGCTACCGTATCCTGGAGAATCCAAGTATCGGTCTTCAGAAGTACCGGGCCACACGGAAGGCTGTGACACAtctgcttgctgcagctctgaTTCACTATGATCACATATTCA GTGCCACTCTGAAGATCACGCAGATGCTGCAGCACTTTGAACATGTAGCCCCCGTGTTTGCACAGGCTGTGAGCCTCTGGGCTACAGAATATGGCCTGAAAACCCTGGTGGGTGAATTGCTAAG GGAAATCGGACAGAAATGTCCACAGGATCTGGCCCATGATGCTTCTGGAATCAAGGGTTATGCTACCTTTATAACTGAACTGGCTGAACAGATTCCAGCTCTGGTGCTATCCAACATGAGCGTTCTCCTGCATCACTTGGATGGGGAG AGTTATATGATGCGAAATGCCATTCTGGCAGCTATGGCAGAAGTGCTGGTGCAGGTGCTGAATGGTGACCAGCTGGAGGAAGCTGCCCGTGGTACTCGGGACCAGTTCCTGAATATGCTGCAGGCCCACGTCTGTGACATCAATAGCTTTGTGCGCAGCCGCACGCTGCAGTTTTTTACTCGAATCATTCAGTGCAAG TTAAGCTGTACTGACTTGGCTGAGCCACTGAAGAAAGAGGTGCAGAAGCTGCAAGAAATAAGGGACTGTGGCAGATCTACAGCAG ctctaGCAATCACCCTAGAGGAAGAGTGGGAAGCGATGCTGCCAGAAGTTAGGGCTGCCACACAGCAGCTCTTTCAACCActgcaggaaggggaagaggaggtgcTGGAAGTTGAGGAAACAGTGGAGAGCACATCGGAGCAAATCACTGGGCTGCTGAGGAAGCTGAATTACAA GAGTGCAGCCCGCCTTACGCAGAAGGCCCTGTGTCGCTTCCAGGGGAAGGAGCCCTTCAGTGGCCCCACAGAGGAAAACGAGGCAACAGTCCTGGCTGTTCTGAAGAGACTTTACACAG GTTTATGCCCAGGTGAGAACAGTGAGGATCCTCAACATGGCAACAGTTGTCTTAAGACTGGAGAAGTTGTGCCAGAAAAGCAGCCTCAAACAGAGCTGGTCAAACAGGAGATGTTGGTGCAATACCTGCAAGATGCTTACAACTTCTCAGTGAAAATCACAGAAGCCCTAAGCCTGATCAGCAAGATGATGTATGAAAACTGTGTCTCAG TGGTGCAGGAAGCCATTGAATTCTTTGTGACAGTCTCACAGTTTGGTGTGCCCCAGGCACTGCTTGGAGTCCGCAGGATGCTCCCCCTCATATGGTCAAAAGAGCCTAGTATTAAGGAGGCTGTGCTGAACGCCTACAGGCAGCTCTATCTGAGCCCCAGCGGGAATTCGGAGAG GACCAGGGCCCAGGGCCTGGtgaattctctctctctcatcatGGTGGATGCATCGCTAGGAACAATACAGTGCTTAGAAGAAATA ATCTCAGAGTTTGTGCGGAAAGATGAAATAAAGCCTGCTGTGATCCAGCTGCTTTGGGAGCGattcacagaaaaatctcagtgcTCATCACTAGAACGACGTGCTGCTGTGATGCTGCTGGGGATGATGGCACG AGGGAAGCCAGAGATCATAGGTAGCAACTTGGGTGTCTTGGTGACAGTAGGGCTGTCTGAGAAGGTATGTGAAGACTATCGCCTGGCTCAAGAAGTATGCAATGCAATCTCCAAACTTGCCAGTAACCCTAAG ccagcactggGGAAGAACAATGCACCTTTTCGACTGCCACAGAACCACATGCTCTTTGGGTGCCTGAGTGAGACTGTGAGTAAAG GCTTTGGCCAGCCAAGTGGTCACTGGATCCCCTTCATGGAGGCAGCGGTAACGCTCATCTACCAGCTAGCAGAAGGGGCAGAGGAGATATGTGCTCACGTCCTGCAGGTGTGCAGTCAGCAAGCTctggagaagctgcaggaggCTGATGGGCAGAAAGCTG ATCCAGGGGTTTCTCCCAGCAGAGTCTCTGATGGTGCTAGCAGTCTCCCCACATTCCTGCTGATGCACTTGGTGTCCCTTGTGGGACAGGTGGCACTGCAGCAGGTAGTGTATTTGGAAGTGTCAGTGAGCACAGAGCTACGCAGACGCCGCATCctcagagaggaggagaagacgAAGAAGCAGAGACCCCAG AGCACAGGAAATGAGGCCACTatggaggaggagctgggccTTGTGGGAGCCTCAGCTGATGACACCGAGGCTGAGCTCATCCGCAGTATTTGTGAGACAGAACTTCTAGATG GGAGGCAcctgttctctgcttttgttcCACTCGTGCTCAAGATCTGCAACAACCCTGGGCTCTACAGTGATTCGGCACTCtcggctgctgcagccctgacTCTTGGCAAAGTCTGCATGATCAG CTCCGAGTTCTGTGACTCCCACTTGCGCCTGCTGTTCACTATGATGGAGAAGTCCACTCTGCCTGGTGTGAGATCCAACCTCATTATTGCAGCAGGAGATCTGGCCATCCGTTTCCCCAACCTGGTGGAGCCTTGGACATCGCATCTCTATGCCAG GTTGCGGGACCCCTGCCCAAGGGTGAGGCAGACGGCTGGACTGGTGATGACTCACCTCATCCTCAAAGACATGGTAAAGGTGAAGGGCCAAGTGAGCGAAATGGCAACTCTGCTTATAGACCCAGAGGAGGCAATCATGGGAGTGGCTCAGAACTTTTTCAGTGAACTCTCCAACAAG GGTAATGCTATCTATAACCTGCTTCCAGACATAATCAGTCGTCTCTCAGATCCTAACTGCGGCGTAGAAGAGGAATCCTTTCACACTATTATGAG acaTCTCTTCTCATATATTACAAAAGACAAACAGACAGAGACCTTGGTGGAGAAACTTTGTCAGCGATTCCGGACTGCCAG AACTGAGCGTCAATATCGGGATCTGTCCCACTGCCTTACTCTGCTTCCCATCTCGGAACGGGGCCTTCACAAGCTGCAGGACAACTTTGACTGCTTTGCAGACAAGCTCCAAGACCCAGCTGTCTACAGTTGTTTCCAAACTGTGCTGGCTCGATTCCGCAGAGCAGGTGGCAAACCTGAGACTAAA GCTCTGTCTGAAGAGCTGGAGCAGAAGCTGTCTGCCTCCCACAACCGAGGGCTGAATTCAGCAGAGACATGCCAGGAAGGTAGCGGAACTCCAATGCCAGAGCCGGCCAAGCGGAAACCAACAGGAA GTTCATGTCGCCAGCCCCTGAGCACAGCCAACAGGGATGAAGATTTTGTCACACCCCAGCCTCGTACCCTCCGAAACCATAAGCGTGCCCAAAAGTGCCCTCCAACCAAAACATCTATTATCACCTTCTCTAGTGATGAGGAGAACAGCTCTGAGGACG ATCTATCAGCAGaattaaaagaggaagaaacccccaccaaaacaacTCCCATCACCAGATCTTCAGCCCGCCGGCTGCGCTGA